A window of Ictidomys tridecemlineatus isolate mIctTri1 chromosome 15, mIctTri1.hap1, whole genome shotgun sequence contains these coding sequences:
- the Herpud1 gene encoding homocysteine-responsive endoplasmic reticulum-resident ubiquitin-like domain member 1 protein isoform X3 — protein MEPEPEPEPVTLLVKSPNQRHRDLELSGDRSWSVGHLKAHLSRVYPERPRPEDQRLIYSGKLLLDHQCLRDLLPKQEKRHVLHLVCNVKSPSKTPETSTKVAGSSEQPNASNQGQYLGDSSSDGLRQREVLRNLSPSGWENISRSEAVQQAFQGLGPGFSGYTTYGWLQLSWFQQIYARQYYMQYLAATAASGAFVPSSSAQEIPVVAAPAPAPIHNQFPAENQPANQNAAPQVVVNPGANQNLRMNAQGGPIVEEDDEINRDWLDWTYSAATFSVFLSILYFYSSLSRFLMVMGATVVMYLKAQILKQKTPAASLQTGICSMLSRPALHS, from the exons ATGGAGCCCGAGCCGGAGCCCGAGCCTGTCACGCTCCTGGTGAAAAGCCCCAACCAGCGCCACCGCGACTTGGAGCTGAGCGGCGACCGCAGCTGGAGCGTGGGCCACCTCAAGGCCCACCTGAGCCGTGTCTACCCCGAGCGCCCG CGTCCAGAGGACCAGAGGTTAATTTATTCTGGGAAGCTGTTGTTGGATCATCAGTGTCTCAGGGACTTGCTTCCAAAG CAGGAAAAACGGCATGTTCTGCATCTGGTATGCAATGTGAAGAGTCCCTCAAAAACACCAGAAACCAGCACAAAG GTTGCTGGATCCTCAGAGCAGCCCAATGCTTCTAATCAGGGACAGTATCTTGGGGATTCCTCAAGTGATGGCTTAAGGCAAAGGGAAGTTCTTCGGAACCTTTCTCCCTCTGGGTGGGAGAATATCTCAAG GTCTGAAGCTGTCCAGCAGGCATTCCAAGGCCTGGGACCTGGTTTCTCTGGCTACACAACCTACGGATGGCTGCAGCTCTCCTGGTTCCAGCAGATCTATGCACGACAGTACTACATGCAATA tttagctGCCACTGCTGCCTCGGGAGCTTTTGTCCCATCCTCAAGTGCACAAGAGATACCTGTGGTTGCTGCACCTGCTCCAGCCCCTATTCACAACCAGTTTCCAGCGGAAAACCAGCCAGCCAATCAGAATGCAGCTCCTCAAGTGGTTGTTAATCCTGGAGCCAATCAAAATTTGCGGATGAATGCACAAGGTGGCCCTATTGTGGAAGAAGATGATGAGATAAATCGAGATTGGTTGGATTGGACCTATTCAGCAgccacattttctgtttttctcagtaTCCTCTACTTCTACTCCTCTCTGAGCAGATTCCTCATGGTCATGGGGGCCACCGTTGTCATGTACCT GAAGGCACAGATCCTGAAACAGAAGACCCCAGCCGCCTCCCTCCAGACCGGGATATGCTCGATGCTCAGCAGACCAGCCCTTCATTCATGA
- the Herpud1 gene encoding homocysteine-responsive endoplasmic reticulum-resident ubiquitin-like domain member 1 protein isoform X1, which translates to MEPEPEPEPVTLLVKSPNQRHRDLELSGDRSWSVGHLKAHLSRVYPERPRPEDQRLIYSGKLLLDHQCLRDLLPKQEKRHVLHLVCNVKSPSKTPETSTKVAGSSEQPNASNQGQYLGDSSSDGLRQREVLRNLSPSGWENISRSEAVQQAFQGLGPGFSGYTTYGWLQLSWFQQIYARQYYMQYLAATAASGAFVPSSSAQEIPVVAAPAPAPIHNQFPAENQPANQNAAPQVVVNPGANQNLRMNAQGGPIVEEDDEINRDWLDWTYSAATFSVFLSILYFYSSLSRFLMVMGATVVMYLHHVGWFPFRQRPVQNFPNDGPQEAVNQDPNNNLQEGTDPETEDPSRLPPDRDMLDAQQTSPSFMSTAWLVFKTFFASLLPEGPPAIAN; encoded by the exons ATGGAGCCCGAGCCGGAGCCCGAGCCTGTCACGCTCCTGGTGAAAAGCCCCAACCAGCGCCACCGCGACTTGGAGCTGAGCGGCGACCGCAGCTGGAGCGTGGGCCACCTCAAGGCCCACCTGAGCCGTGTCTACCCCGAGCGCCCG CGTCCAGAGGACCAGAGGTTAATTTATTCTGGGAAGCTGTTGTTGGATCATCAGTGTCTCAGGGACTTGCTTCCAAAG CAGGAAAAACGGCATGTTCTGCATCTGGTATGCAATGTGAAGAGTCCCTCAAAAACACCAGAAACCAGCACAAAG GTTGCTGGATCCTCAGAGCAGCCCAATGCTTCTAATCAGGGACAGTATCTTGGGGATTCCTCAAGTGATGGCTTAAGGCAAAGGGAAGTTCTTCGGAACCTTTCTCCCTCTGGGTGGGAGAATATCTCAAG GTCTGAAGCTGTCCAGCAGGCATTCCAAGGCCTGGGACCTGGTTTCTCTGGCTACACAACCTACGGATGGCTGCAGCTCTCCTGGTTCCAGCAGATCTATGCACGACAGTACTACATGCAATA tttagctGCCACTGCTGCCTCGGGAGCTTTTGTCCCATCCTCAAGTGCACAAGAGATACCTGTGGTTGCTGCACCTGCTCCAGCCCCTATTCACAACCAGTTTCCAGCGGAAAACCAGCCAGCCAATCAGAATGCAGCTCCTCAAGTGGTTGTTAATCCTGGAGCCAATCAAAATTTGCGGATGAATGCACAAGGTGGCCCTATTGTGGAAGAAGATGATGAGATAAATCGAGATTGGTTGGATTGGACCTATTCAGCAgccacattttctgtttttctcagtaTCCTCTACTTCTACTCCTCTCTGAGCAGATTCCTCATGGTCATGGGGGCCACCGTTGTCATGTACCT GCATCATGTTGGATGGTTTCCATTTAGACAGAGGCCGGTTCAGAACTTCCCGAATGACGGTCCTCAGGAAGCTGTGAATCAGGACCCCAACAATAACTTACAG GAAGGCACAGATCCTGAAACAGAAGACCCCAGCCGCCTCCCTCCAGACCGGGATATGCTCGATGCTCAGCAGACCAGCCCTTCATTCATGAGCACGGCCTGGCTTGTCTTCAAGACTTTCTTTGCCTCTCTTCTTCCAGAAGGCCCTCCAGCCATAGCAAACTGA
- the Herpud1 gene encoding homocysteine-responsive endoplasmic reticulum-resident ubiquitin-like domain member 1 protein isoform X2, translating to MEPEPEPEPVTLLVKSPNQRHRDLELSGDRSWSVGHLKAHLSRVYPERPRPEDQRLIYSGKLLLDHQCLRDLLPKEKRHVLHLVCNVKSPSKTPETSTKVAGSSEQPNASNQGQYLGDSSSDGLRQREVLRNLSPSGWENISRSEAVQQAFQGLGPGFSGYTTYGWLQLSWFQQIYARQYYMQYLAATAASGAFVPSSSAQEIPVVAAPAPAPIHNQFPAENQPANQNAAPQVVVNPGANQNLRMNAQGGPIVEEDDEINRDWLDWTYSAATFSVFLSILYFYSSLSRFLMVMGATVVMYLHHVGWFPFRQRPVQNFPNDGPQEAVNQDPNNNLQEGTDPETEDPSRLPPDRDMLDAQQTSPSFMSTAWLVFKTFFASLLPEGPPAIAN from the exons ATGGAGCCCGAGCCGGAGCCCGAGCCTGTCACGCTCCTGGTGAAAAGCCCCAACCAGCGCCACCGCGACTTGGAGCTGAGCGGCGACCGCAGCTGGAGCGTGGGCCACCTCAAGGCCCACCTGAGCCGTGTCTACCCCGAGCGCCCG CGTCCAGAGGACCAGAGGTTAATTTATTCTGGGAAGCTGTTGTTGGATCATCAGTGTCTCAGGGACTTGCTTCCAAAG GAAAAACGGCATGTTCTGCATCTGGTATGCAATGTGAAGAGTCCCTCAAAAACACCAGAAACCAGCACAAAG GTTGCTGGATCCTCAGAGCAGCCCAATGCTTCTAATCAGGGACAGTATCTTGGGGATTCCTCAAGTGATGGCTTAAGGCAAAGGGAAGTTCTTCGGAACCTTTCTCCCTCTGGGTGGGAGAATATCTCAAG GTCTGAAGCTGTCCAGCAGGCATTCCAAGGCCTGGGACCTGGTTTCTCTGGCTACACAACCTACGGATGGCTGCAGCTCTCCTGGTTCCAGCAGATCTATGCACGACAGTACTACATGCAATA tttagctGCCACTGCTGCCTCGGGAGCTTTTGTCCCATCCTCAAGTGCACAAGAGATACCTGTGGTTGCTGCACCTGCTCCAGCCCCTATTCACAACCAGTTTCCAGCGGAAAACCAGCCAGCCAATCAGAATGCAGCTCCTCAAGTGGTTGTTAATCCTGGAGCCAATCAAAATTTGCGGATGAATGCACAAGGTGGCCCTATTGTGGAAGAAGATGATGAGATAAATCGAGATTGGTTGGATTGGACCTATTCAGCAgccacattttctgtttttctcagtaTCCTCTACTTCTACTCCTCTCTGAGCAGATTCCTCATGGTCATGGGGGCCACCGTTGTCATGTACCT GCATCATGTTGGATGGTTTCCATTTAGACAGAGGCCGGTTCAGAACTTCCCGAATGACGGTCCTCAGGAAGCTGTGAATCAGGACCCCAACAATAACTTACAG GAAGGCACAGATCCTGAAACAGAAGACCCCAGCCGCCTCCCTCCAGACCGGGATATGCTCGATGCTCAGCAGACCAGCCCTTCATTCATGAGCACGGCCTGGCTTGTCTTCAAGACTTTCTTTGCCTCTCTTCTTCCAGAAGGCCCTCCAGCCATAGCAAACTGA